A single genomic interval of Christensenellaceae bacterium 44-20 harbors:
- the ppdK gene encoding pyruvate, phosphate dikinase encodes MSKKYVYLFSEGDASMRNLLGGKGANLAEMTKLGLPVPQGFTISTEACTKYYEDGKTIDDAIVAEIYEAIAKTEEIAGKKFGDAENPFLVSVRSGARASMPGMMDTILNLGLNDVAVEAVAKKTNNPRFAYDSYRRFIQMFSDVVMGIEKSKFEEILDAAKEAKGVKLDTELNAEDLKNIVANYKVLYKKEMGVEFPQDAKEQLMEAVKAVFRSWDNPRAIVYRRLNDIPGSWGTAVNVQAMVFGNMGDDCGTGVAFTRDPATGEKKLYGEYLMNAQGEDVVAGIRTPQPISSLHETMPAVYDQFVEIATTLENHYADMQDMEFTIEGGKLYMLQTRNGKRTAPAALKIAVDLVAEGKLTKEQAILKVEPQQLDSLLHPQFEAKALKAAKPVAKGLPASPGAASGKVYFTAEDAMAAKERGEKIVLCRQETSPEDIEGMHVSEGILTARGGRTSHAAVVARGMGTCCVAGCGEVVINEEKKTMLLPDGRVLGEGDPISLDGGTGNVYAENIPTVEAAITGDFEQVMKWADEIRTLKVRTNADTPKDAETALHFGAEGVGLCRTEHMFFDEDRIAAMREMIVSKTVDQRKAALAKLLPMQRADFAGIYKAMKGLPVTIRFLDPPLHEFLPTAEEDIRALANEMVIPYDELINTIESLHEFNPMMGHRGCRLAVTYPEIAEMQTRAVIEAAIEVKQECGYDIVPEIMIPLVGEKKELKYCKDVVVKTANEVMEEKGVKLDFHVGTMIEIPRAAITADEIAEEAEFFSFGTNDLTQMTFGFSRDDAGKFLDEYYGKKIYESDPFQKLDQDGVGKLVKMAAELGKKTRPNIKLGICGEHGGDPSTVIFCHNIGLNYVSCSPFRVPIARLAAAHAVVLAKN; translated from the coding sequence ATGAGTAAAAAGTATGTTTACCTCTTCAGCGAAGGCGATGCTTCCATGCGGAACCTGCTGGGCGGTAAAGGCGCGAACCTGGCTGAGATGACAAAGCTCGGACTGCCAGTTCCCCAGGGCTTTACGATTTCTACCGAAGCCTGCACGAAGTACTACGAAGATGGGAAAACCATCGATGACGCGATTGTTGCCGAGATTTATGAGGCGATTGCGAAAACCGAGGAGATCGCTGGCAAGAAGTTCGGCGATGCGGAGAACCCCTTCCTGGTTTCCGTCCGTTCCGGCGCGAGAGCATCCATGCCTGGCATGATGGATACGATTCTGAACCTGGGCCTGAACGATGTCGCTGTGGAAGCTGTCGCCAAGAAAACGAACAACCCCCGCTTTGCTTATGATAGCTACCGCCGGTTCATTCAGATGTTCTCGGATGTCGTTATGGGCATTGAGAAGAGCAAATTTGAGGAGATTCTGGATGCGGCCAAAGAGGCAAAGGGCGTTAAGCTGGATACAGAGCTGAATGCAGAAGATCTGAAAAACATCGTCGCAAATTACAAAGTTCTCTATAAGAAAGAGATGGGCGTTGAGTTCCCGCAGGATGCAAAAGAGCAGCTGATGGAAGCTGTCAAAGCTGTTTTCCGTTCTTGGGACAACCCCAGAGCTATCGTATACCGCCGTTTGAACGATATCCCGGGCAGCTGGGGTACGGCAGTTAACGTTCAGGCCATGGTATTTGGCAACATGGGCGATGACTGCGGCACGGGCGTTGCTTTCACGCGCGACCCTGCAACCGGCGAGAAAAAGCTGTACGGCGAGTATCTGATGAATGCACAGGGCGAGGACGTCGTTGCCGGCATCAGAACGCCTCAGCCGATTTCCTCTCTGCATGAGACCATGCCCGCTGTTTACGACCAGTTCGTTGAGATTGCGACCACGCTGGAGAACCACTATGCTGATATGCAGGATATGGAGTTCACCATCGAGGGCGGCAAGCTCTATATGCTGCAGACCAGAAACGGCAAGAGAACGGCTCCGGCTGCTCTGAAGATTGCGGTTGACCTGGTTGCAGAAGGCAAGCTCACCAAGGAGCAGGCTATTTTGAAAGTTGAGCCCCAGCAGCTGGATTCTCTGCTGCACCCGCAGTTCGAGGCGAAGGCTCTGAAGGCTGCTAAGCCCGTTGCGAAGGGCTTGCCGGCTTCCCCTGGCGCAGCTTCCGGTAAAGTTTACTTCACGGCTGAAGATGCGATGGCTGCAAAAGAGCGCGGTGAGAAAATCGTGCTTTGCCGCCAGGAGACCTCTCCGGAGGATATCGAGGGTATGCACGTTTCCGAAGGTATTCTGACGGCAAGAGGCGGCAGAACTTCCCACGCTGCTGTTGTTGCCAGAGGCATGGGCACCTGCTGCGTTGCAGGCTGCGGTGAAGTTGTCATCAACGAAGAGAAGAAGACCATGCTGTTGCCGGATGGCCGTGTGCTGGGCGAAGGCGATCCCATCTCCCTGGACGGCGGCACGGGCAACGTTTACGCAGAGAATATCCCCACGGTAGAAGCTGCTATTACAGGCGATTTCGAGCAGGTTATGAAGTGGGCTGACGAGATCAGAACGCTGAAAGTCCGCACGAATGCTGATACCCCCAAAGATGCTGAGACGGCTCTGCACTTTGGCGCTGAGGGTGTTGGCCTCTGCCGTACGGAGCACATGTTCTTCGACGAAGACAGAATCGCTGCAATGCGCGAGATGATCGTCTCCAAGACGGTTGATCAGAGAAAAGCAGCGCTGGCAAAACTCCTGCCCATGCAGAGAGCAGACTTCGCCGGCATCTATAAGGCGATGAAGGGCTTGCCCGTAACCATTCGCTTCCTGGATCCGCCGCTTCACGAGTTCCTGCCCACCGCTGAGGAGGATATCCGCGCGCTGGCAAACGAGATGGTCATTCCTTATGACGAGCTGATCAACACCATCGAGAGCCTGCACGAGTTCAACCCGATGATGGGCCATAGAGGCTGCCGCCTTGCGGTTACCTATCCGGAAATTGCAGAGATGCAGACCAGAGCAGTTATCGAGGCAGCTATCGAAGTGAAGCAGGAATGCGGCTACGATATCGTCCCCGAGATCATGATCCCGCTGGTTGGCGAGAAGAAAGAGCTCAAATACTGCAAGGATGTCGTTGTTAAGACGGCAAACGAAGTCATGGAAGAGAAGGGCGTCAAGCTCGATTTCCATGTCGGCACGATGATCGAGATTCCGAGAGCCGCCATCACGGCTGATGAGATTGCGGAAGAAGCTGAGTTCTTCTCCTTCGGCACGAACGACCTCACGCAGATGACGTTCGGCTTCTCCAGAGACGATGCTGGCAAGTTCCTGGATGAATACTACGGCAAGAAGATCTATGAGTCCGATCCGTTCCAGAAGCTGGATCAGGATGGCGTTGGTAAGCTGGTTAAGATGGCTGCTGAGCTCGGCAAGAAGACCCGCCCGAACATCAAGCTGGGTATCTGCGGTGAGCATGGCGGCGATCCTTCCACGGTTATCTTCTGCCATAACATCGGCCTGAACTATGTCTCCTGCTCGCCCTTCCGGGTTCCGATCGCGAGACTGGCCGCTGCACACGCAGTGGTTTTGGCGAAAAACTAA
- a CDS encoding L,D-transpeptidase family protein, protein MRNWKRMIASLLLLAVIVTGCAKEEAKESEKAEEVTVSPEIEPSVAPVVKQRPTPLQEGMEGENVEELQARLVALNYLDWEQETGVYGSETFYAVKAFQVQNGLEVSGIADEDMQELLYSGDAQECDPFDLLAPTTHMSFEELVMSDDGTRNYYPKGYPEAGTYKIIVDLKHQVTMVFSKDEEGNYTVPVRYMLCSTGKNDCTPKGKFKMDKYHVRFSQFVRDKTYGQFWTQIRGAIYFHSILYSQFDTSTYIEEVWERFGKADSHGCVRLTVPDAKWMYFHIAPGTECVVRDGDASDAETAAIRERLVLAALPEERVDIEPGQIGDTDYWREQDIPIETPFVQGSQN, encoded by the coding sequence ATGAGAAATTGGAAAAGGATGATTGCGTCTTTGCTGTTGCTGGCAGTTATTGTTACAGGATGCGCAAAAGAAGAGGCAAAGGAAAGCGAAAAGGCAGAGGAGGTGACAGTTTCTCCTGAGATAGAGCCTAGCGTTGCTCCGGTGGTAAAACAGCGACCGACGCCGCTTCAGGAGGGCATGGAGGGCGAAAACGTGGAAGAGCTGCAGGCGCGGCTTGTGGCGCTGAACTACTTGGATTGGGAGCAGGAAACAGGTGTTTATGGCTCGGAAACATTCTATGCCGTCAAGGCCTTCCAGGTGCAAAATGGGCTGGAAGTGAGCGGCATTGCCGACGAGGATATGCAGGAACTGCTCTATTCCGGCGATGCACAGGAATGCGATCCCTTTGATTTGCTGGCACCGACAACGCACATGAGCTTTGAAGAGCTGGTGATGAGCGATGATGGGACGAGAAATTACTACCCGAAGGGATACCCGGAAGCGGGGACTTATAAAATCATTGTGGATTTGAAGCATCAGGTTACGATGGTTTTCTCCAAAGACGAGGAGGGCAATTACACTGTGCCAGTCCGCTATATGCTCTGCTCTACGGGCAAAAATGACTGCACGCCCAAAGGGAAGTTCAAAATGGATAAATACCATGTGCGCTTCAGTCAGTTTGTCAGGGATAAGACATATGGGCAGTTTTGGACACAAATTAGAGGAGCAATCTATTTCCACTCCATCCTATATTCCCAGTTCGATACTTCAACTTATATTGAGGAAGTGTGGGAGAGATTTGGCAAAGCGGATTCCCACGGCTGTGTACGCCTAACCGTGCCGGATGCGAAATGGATGTATTTTCATATTGCGCCGGGAACAGAGTGCGTTGTTCGGGATGGGGATGCTTCGGATGCCGAGACAGCGGCGATCCGGGAGCGCCTGGTTCTGGCAGCGCTGCCTGAAGAGCGAGTAGATATCGAGCCTGGGCAGATTGGAGATACAGATTACTGGCGGGAACAGGATATTCCGATTGAGACGCCTTTCGTTCAGGGAAGCCAGAATTAG
- a CDS encoding malic enzyme-like NAD(P)-binding protein has product MDKKEFALQQHESWKGKIEVVCHAPLETPEDLAVAYTPGVAEPCLKISEDVDLSYKYTRRGNLVAVVTDGTAVLGLGDIGPEAGMPVMEGKCALFKRFGNVDAFPLCVRSKEVDDIVKTVQLLAGSFGGVNLEDISAPRCFEIEKKLKETCDIPIFHDDQHGTAVVTLAAMINALKVVGKKLDEIKVVTSGAGAAGIAIIKLLMKMGLKNVIMCDRKGAIYEGREGLNSEKMEMAKISNPEKKAGSLADMLVGADVFIGVSAPGTVTPEMVKTMAKDAILFPMANPTPEIMPDLAKEAGAAVVGTGRSDFPNQINNVLAFPGIFRGALDVRASDINDEMKIAASYAIAGIIKDEELSAEYIIPGAMDPRVASAVAAAVAQAARDTGVNRI; this is encoded by the coding sequence GTGGATAAGAAAGAATTCGCATTGCAGCAGCACGAGAGTTGGAAAGGCAAAATTGAGGTCGTTTGCCATGCTCCCCTGGAGACGCCGGAAGATCTGGCCGTCGCCTATACCCCTGGTGTCGCAGAGCCTTGCCTCAAAATTTCCGAGGATGTAGATCTCTCCTATAAGTACACGCGCCGCGGAAATCTCGTCGCCGTCGTTACAGACGGCACGGCAGTGCTTGGCCTGGGCGATATCGGCCCGGAAGCAGGCATGCCCGTTATGGAAGGAAAATGTGCGCTGTTTAAGCGCTTCGGCAACGTCGATGCCTTCCCTCTGTGTGTCCGCAGCAAAGAGGTCGACGACATCGTAAAAACGGTCCAGCTTCTCGCTGGCAGCTTTGGCGGTGTCAACCTGGAGGATATCTCCGCTCCCCGCTGCTTTGAGATCGAGAAGAAGCTGAAAGAGACTTGCGATATTCCGATTTTCCACGACGACCAGCACGGCACTGCCGTCGTTACTTTGGCCGCTATGATCAACGCGCTCAAAGTTGTCGGCAAAAAGCTGGATGAAATTAAGGTTGTTACCTCTGGCGCCGGCGCGGCAGGAATCGCCATCATCAAGCTGCTCATGAAGATGGGGCTGAAAAACGTCATCATGTGTGATCGCAAGGGCGCGATTTACGAAGGCCGCGAGGGCCTGAACAGCGAAAAGATGGAGATGGCGAAAATCTCCAACCCTGAAAAGAAAGCTGGCTCTCTGGCGGATATGCTGGTTGGCGCGGATGTCTTTATCGGTGTCTCCGCTCCGGGCACAGTTACTCCAGAGATGGTAAAAACCATGGCAAAGGATGCAATCCTCTTCCCCATGGCCAACCCGACTCCCGAAATTATGCCTGATCTGGCAAAAGAAGCTGGCGCCGCCGTCGTGGGCACGGGCCGCAGCGATTTCCCCAACCAGATCAACAATGTCCTCGCCTTCCCCGGAATCTTCCGCGGTGCGTTGGATGTCCGCGCAAGCGATATCAACGACGAAATGAAGATTGCCGCTTCCTATGCAATCGCAGGCATCATCAAAGACGAGGAACTCTCGGCCGAATATATCATTCCTGGCGCGATGGATCCCAGAGTTGCTTCCGCAGTTGCGGCGGCCGTTGCTCAGGCGGCTAGAGATACCGGTGTAAACCGCATCTAA
- a CDS encoding L-lactate dehydrogenase: protein MSGSKKNKVVVIGAGRVGESVVYTLALSRVASEIVMVDVAVDRAKGSALDVNHGLAFHKQVVVRQGDYSDCADAKVIIVSAGLARKPGQTRLDLAKSNVNIARSISKSIMEYAQDPIIVIISNPVDVLTYVIQKETGLPSSRVIGSGTILDTARLRYMLSEACDVDVTDVNAYILGEHGDSQVPAWSCATIAGMPLLEYCDKNGIEIRPRLAAIAEETAKAGGTVISLKGATYLGIAMNTSRIVDAILEDEKTVLPVSHVLSGEVLGIEDVAVSFPCVVNADGIKKILDISYAADEEKAIIASAEKLKAFTQDALNM from the coding sequence ATGAGTGGATCCAAAAAGAACAAGGTTGTCGTCATTGGGGCCGGAAGAGTTGGCGAATCCGTTGTCTATACCCTCGCGTTAAGCCGCGTCGCCTCTGAAATTGTCATGGTCGATGTCGCGGTAGATCGCGCAAAAGGCAGCGCGCTGGATGTCAACCACGGCCTCGCTTTTCATAAACAGGTTGTTGTGCGCCAAGGCGATTATTCTGATTGCGCGGATGCCAAAGTCATTATCGTATCTGCCGGCCTCGCCAGAAAGCCCGGGCAAACGCGCCTGGATCTCGCAAAAAGCAATGTCAATATTGCCCGTTCGATTTCCAAGAGCATTATGGAATATGCCCAGGATCCCATCATCGTCATTATTTCCAATCCTGTCGATGTCCTGACCTATGTCATCCAAAAAGAGACCGGCCTGCCCAGCTCGCGGGTCATCGGCTCTGGCACAATTTTGGATACCGCTCGCCTGCGCTATATGCTCAGCGAAGCGTGCGATGTGGATGTTACGGACGTCAACGCATATATTTTGGGCGAACACGGCGACAGCCAGGTTCCCGCCTGGAGCTGCGCTACCATCGCCGGGATGCCCCTGCTGGAGTACTGCGATAAAAACGGCATCGAAATCCGTCCCAGGCTTGCTGCCATTGCCGAAGAGACTGCCAAGGCCGGCGGCACGGTTATTTCGCTCAAAGGAGCGACGTATCTGGGCATCGCCATGAATACCTCCCGCATTGTTGATGCAATTTTGGAAGATGAAAAAACTGTGCTTCCCGTCAGCCATGTGCTGAGCGGCGAAGTTTTAGGCATCGAAGATGTAGCCGTCAGCTTCCCCTGCGTTGTCAACGCAGATGGGATCAAGAAAATCCTCGATATCTCCTATGCCGCGGATGAAGAAAAGGCAATTATTGCTTCTGCTGAAAAGCTTAAGGCTTTCACGCAGGATGCATTAAATATGTAG
- a CDS encoding aldo/keto reductase translates to MENTQLANGLVLPKVFFGTYRVTDQNSMREVLEDAYACGYRSFDSASFYKNEQEIGEAFASMGAMQDVLLTTKVWNDVEGYDAVLRAFEESEAKLGRIDIYLLHWPAREFVSRWKALETLYRDGRVKAIGVSNFKKHHLEELAQHAAIQPMINQIEAHGYFMDEETIAYCQSQGIALQAWRPLMRTGNMLQNQEIAEIGQRHGKTAAQVALRYLIQRGFTVIPKSVHKERMQENIDIFDFSLTEEEMRFMRALNTGRRTAGDPDTFILP, encoded by the coding sequence ATGGAGAACACACAGCTGGCAAATGGGCTGGTATTGCCCAAGGTGTTTTTTGGGACGTATCGGGTGACGGATCAGAACTCCATGAGAGAGGTGCTGGAAGATGCGTATGCATGCGGATACCGCTCCTTTGATTCTGCCTCTTTCTATAAAAATGAGCAGGAAATCGGAGAGGCATTTGCCTCTATGGGCGCCATGCAGGATGTTTTGCTGACGACAAAAGTCTGGAACGATGTAGAAGGCTATGATGCGGTGCTTCGAGCTTTTGAGGAGAGCGAAGCAAAGCTTGGGCGCATCGATATTTACCTGCTTCACTGGCCGGCCAGGGAGTTTGTTTCGCGCTGGAAGGCGCTGGAGACGCTTTACCGGGATGGAAGGGTGAAGGCGATTGGCGTCTCCAACTTTAAGAAACATCATTTGGAGGAGCTGGCCCAGCATGCAGCGATTCAGCCGATGATCAACCAGATCGAGGCGCATGGCTATTTCATGGATGAGGAGACGATTGCCTATTGCCAGAGCCAGGGGATTGCCCTGCAGGCTTGGCGGCCTCTGATGCGCACGGGAAATATGCTGCAAAACCAGGAGATTGCCGAGATTGGCCAGCGGCACGGAAAAACTGCGGCGCAGGTTGCTCTGCGCTACCTGATTCAAAGAGGCTTTACCGTGATTCCGAAATCCGTGCACAAAGAGCGCATGCAGGAGAACATCGATATTTTTGATTTTTCTTTGACGGAGGAGGAGATGCGCTTTATGAGGGCGCTGAACACCGGCAGAAGGACGGCCGGCGATCCGGATACTTTTATATTGCCGTAA
- a CDS encoding response regulator transcription factor, giving the protein MAKTILIVDDEPSVIKGLRFNLEQQEGYVVDAATDGEAALELFEPEKYDLVLLDLMLPKLDGMEVCQRIRAVSDVPIIMLTAKGEDIDKIMGLEYGADDYMTKPFNMLELKARIKNIFRRLDNAKGKANLTVAKVDDMTVDFISRSVTIAGREVNLTAKEFDLLQLFISNKGVVFEREKLLELIWKQKGDLRTVDVHIRRLREKIEEEPAHPQYILTKWGVGYYFSNK; this is encoded by the coding sequence ATGGCAAAGACGATTCTAATCGTAGATGACGAACCGAGTGTGATCAAGGGGCTGCGCTTCAACTTGGAGCAGCAGGAAGGCTATGTGGTGGATGCCGCGACGGACGGCGAGGCGGCTCTGGAGCTGTTTGAGCCGGAAAAGTACGATCTGGTTTTGCTGGACTTGATGCTGCCCAAGCTGGACGGCATGGAAGTCTGCCAGCGGATTCGGGCGGTTTCGGATGTGCCGATCATCATGCTGACGGCCAAAGGCGAGGATATCGATAAAATTATGGGGCTGGAATACGGCGCAGACGACTACATGACAAAGCCCTTCAACATGCTGGAGCTCAAAGCGCGCATCAAAAACATCTTCCGCCGCCTGGACAATGCGAAGGGGAAGGCGAATCTCACCGTCGCCAAGGTGGACGACATGACGGTGGACTTCATCAGCCGAAGCGTTACGATTGCGGGCAGGGAAGTGAACCTGACGGCAAAAGAATTCGATTTGCTGCAGCTGTTTATCAGCAATAAGGGCGTCGTATTTGAGCGGGAGAAGCTGCTGGAGCTGATCTGGAAGCAGAAGGGAGATCTGCGCACGGTAGACGTCCATATCCGCCGCCTGAGAGAGAAAATAGAAGAGGAACCGGCTCACCCGCAGTATATCTTGACCAAATGGGGCGTCGGCTACTATTTCTCCAACAAATAG
- a CDS encoding FAD-dependent oxidoreductase: MKTDVLIIGGGIAGVLCAHELQKRGVDYALIEASEICSGITKCTTAKITAQHGLIYASLFDRLGKEKAALYLRANLQAIEAYEALAQTIDCDFERKDAFVYTQRSPKKIQEEAAALQLLGYPVQIAHELPLPIPILSAIRFASQAQFHPLKFIAGIAAPLYIYEHTQALELTRRGVQTSRGEIQAKKIIVATHFPIYNRHGLYPIKLYQERSYVLALEGAQDVGGMYLDEAKGGLSFRNASGLLLLGGGSHRTGKNTGGWTALESFAAQHYPQASIALRWATQDCMPLDSVPYIGPYASGLPGVYVATGFQKWGMSTAMLCSHLLADLVTGRENPYAPVFTPNRSVWHPQLAINAFETLKNLLTPTRPRCSHLGCALKWNPAEHTWDCSCHGSRFDENGALIDNPAQSDLKL, from the coding sequence TTGAAAACAGATGTGCTCATTATCGGCGGCGGCATTGCCGGAGTGCTCTGCGCCCATGAACTGCAAAAGCGCGGTGTGGATTACGCCCTCATCGAGGCATCTGAGATTTGCAGCGGCATCACAAAATGCACCACAGCCAAGATCACCGCCCAGCATGGGCTGATCTATGCTTCGCTCTTTGATCGCCTGGGCAAAGAAAAGGCGGCGCTCTATCTGCGCGCCAATTTGCAGGCCATAGAGGCCTATGAAGCCCTTGCGCAAACTATCGACTGCGATTTCGAGAGAAAAGACGCTTTTGTCTATACCCAGCGCTCCCCCAAAAAGATTCAGGAGGAGGCCGCGGCGCTTCAGCTGCTGGGATACCCTGTGCAGATCGCGCATGAATTGCCGCTTCCCATCCCCATTTTAAGCGCGATCCGCTTTGCATCTCAGGCGCAGTTCCACCCGCTCAAATTCATCGCCGGCATTGCCGCCCCGCTGTATATCTACGAGCACACCCAAGCGCTGGAGCTGACCAGGCGCGGCGTACAGACAAGCCGCGGGGAAATCCAGGCAAAGAAAATTATCGTTGCCACGCATTTTCCCATCTATAACCGCCACGGCCTCTATCCCATCAAGCTGTATCAGGAGCGCTCCTATGTCTTGGCGCTGGAAGGCGCTCAGGATGTGGGCGGCATGTATCTGGATGAGGCCAAAGGCGGCCTCTCTTTCCGCAATGCCAGCGGCCTGCTGCTTTTGGGCGGCGGTTCACACCGCACAGGAAAGAACACTGGCGGCTGGACAGCGCTGGAATCCTTTGCGGCGCAGCACTATCCCCAGGCGAGCATTGCACTGCGCTGGGCGACGCAGGATTGCATGCCGTTAGACAGCGTGCCTTATATTGGCCCGTATGCCTCCGGCCTGCCTGGCGTCTACGTCGCCACCGGCTTCCAGAAATGGGGCATGAGCACAGCTATGCTTTGCTCCCATCTTCTGGCGGATTTGGTTACCGGGAGGGAAAACCCGTATGCCCCAGTCTTTACGCCCAACCGAAGTGTTTGGCATCCGCAGCTTGCCATCAACGCCTTTGAAACGCTGAAAAACCTGCTGACGCCCACGCGCCCGCGCTGCTCGCACCTGGGCTGTGCTTTAAAATGGAATCCCGCCGAGCATACCTGGGATTGTTCCTGCCACGGCTCGCGTTTCGATGAAAACGGAGCGCTCATCGATAATCCCGCCCAATCCGATCTCAAACTCTGA
- a CDS encoding HAMP domain-containing sensor histidine kinase → MVNKFLTSIRWRFIVIYVVVVLMAFSLVTVVTSNIIENNLLKSRASANLQDVSDFSVRVAGEFAALDAQALYEKALQKGQDISGRVLLLDSYGVVQIDSYSRLNGVRIKLPEIIEILSGQRDTSYGFHKIGTDGADFWAGYYASAIVENSEIIGVAVFSQSTQDVVSNINSIKQNYTIIYWVAVLAVAIISYFLTSHLSRPLEQLREGAMAITVGDFKKRVQIEGKDEIAELGEAFNTMTARLEDVDKQRSEFVSNASHELKTPLTSMKILTESILYQEQVPEEIYKDFLSDINGQIDRMTSLINDLLLMTRIESGDNGAKMEEAELGELVQNVVDTLGPIAEQKDILLTYTSRQAVCAKCFPRRLSQAIRNLVENAIKYTGEGGSVQVSLKKDAHFAYIAIADTGEGIAKEELDRIFERFYRVDKARARETGGSGLGLYLVRSIAVMHGGRVDVESEKGKGSVFTLVLPL, encoded by the coding sequence TTGGTCAATAAATTTCTCACCTCCATTCGTTGGAGGTTTATTGTAATTTATGTCGTCGTCGTTTTGATGGCGTTTTCCCTGGTTACGGTGGTTACTTCCAATATTATTGAAAACAATCTGCTCAAAAGCCGAGCCAGCGCCAATTTGCAGGACGTCAGCGATTTTTCCGTCCGCGTGGCGGGGGAATTTGCCGCGCTGGATGCTCAGGCACTCTATGAGAAGGCGCTTCAAAAGGGGCAGGATATTTCCGGGCGCGTTTTGCTGCTGGATAGCTACGGAGTTGTCCAGATCGACAGCTATTCGCGGCTGAACGGCGTGCGCATAAAACTGCCGGAGATCATTGAAATACTGAGCGGACAAAGGGATACTTCCTATGGCTTCCATAAAATAGGAACAGACGGAGCGGATTTTTGGGCGGGATACTACGCCTCTGCCATTGTGGAAAACTCCGAGATCATTGGGGTTGCGGTGTTTTCCCAGAGTACGCAGGATGTCGTCTCGAATATCAACTCGATTAAGCAGAACTATACGATCATCTATTGGGTCGCAGTGCTGGCCGTTGCTATCATCTCTTATTTTCTCACCAGCCATCTCTCTCGCCCGCTGGAGCAGCTGAGGGAAGGCGCGATGGCCATCACGGTAGGGGATTTTAAAAAGCGCGTTCAGATAGAGGGCAAGGATGAAATCGCAGAGCTGGGCGAGGCGTTTAACACGATGACGGCCCGGCTGGAGGATGTGGATAAGCAGCGCAGTGAATTTGTGAGCAACGCATCGCACGAGCTTAAAACGCCGCTCACCTCGATGAAGATTTTGACGGAATCCATACTCTATCAGGAGCAGGTGCCCGAAGAGATCTACAAGGATTTCCTTTCGGATATCAATGGGCAGATCGACCGGATGACCAGCCTGATCAACGATCTGCTGCTCATGACGAGAATCGAGAGCGGCGATAACGGCGCCAAAATGGAGGAGGCGGAGCTGGGAGAGCTCGTCCAAAATGTTGTGGATACGCTGGGGCCCATTGCCGAGCAAAAGGATATTTTGCTGACCTATACCAGCAGGCAGGCTGTCTGTGCGAAGTGCTTCCCAAGGCGGCTTTCGCAGGCGATACGCAATCTGGTGGAAAATGCCATCAAGTATACAGGCGAGGGGGGCAGTGTGCAGGTCAGCCTGAAAAAAGACGCGCACTTCGCCTATATTGCCATTGCCGATACGGGAGAGGGCATTGCAAAGGAAGAGCTGGATCGCATTTTTGAGCGGTTTTACCGCGTGGATAAGGCGCGCGCCCGGGAGACGGGCGGCTCTGGGCTGGGGCTCTATTTGGTGCGAAGCATCGCGGTGATGCATGGCGGGCGTGTGGACGTTGAGAGCGAGAAGGGCAAGGGATCGGTTTTCACCCTGGTGCTCCCGCTTTAG